In a genomic window of Spirosoma agri:
- a CDS encoding helix-turn-helix transcriptional regulator, whose product MIDNETNRLSRLVSLLTLLQTKRTVTAGELANRFSVSTRTIYRDIRTLESAGIPVVTQDGKGYAMLDGYRLPPVMFTREEAIALLTAEKMTAQLTDAITAQRFGTAMDKLRAVLKRADRDHLETITPHIQVLAPTGQPDPPNAYQQLMAAATARRVVHLHYWSADSGLPTTRDIEPIGLYLSQQWHVVAYCRLRQAFRDFRLDRIQQLAVRDEVFVARPETLQHYWEKEASRQGKDKVVIHVQAAAVLPASAQHLQDTKHHYGWTHDQSLSDGVVEMTFLVGSLPYMAAWLLPYAGAVTIREPHALREHLRELAQRAYDFFCVSDQGMT is encoded by the coding sequence ATGATCGACAACGAAACAAACCGCCTGTCCCGACTGGTCTCGTTACTAACCTTGCTGCAAACGAAACGAACCGTAACCGCCGGTGAATTAGCCAATCGTTTTTCGGTCAGTACGCGGACCATTTACCGCGATATACGAACCCTCGAAAGCGCGGGAATCCCCGTGGTGACCCAGGACGGAAAAGGCTATGCCATGCTGGATGGGTATCGACTGCCACCGGTCATGTTCACGCGCGAAGAAGCCATCGCTCTGCTTACGGCGGAAAAGATGACCGCTCAGCTCACCGACGCGATCACTGCTCAGCGATTCGGCACAGCGATGGACAAGCTGCGCGCCGTGCTGAAGCGTGCCGACCGCGATCACCTCGAAACCATCACCCCCCACATTCAGGTACTGGCACCAACCGGCCAGCCTGATCCCCCGAACGCTTACCAGCAACTGATGGCTGCCGCTACGGCTCGTCGGGTGGTACACCTCCACTACTGGTCGGCTGATTCCGGCTTACCCACCACGCGCGACATCGAACCCATTGGCCTTTACCTGAGTCAGCAGTGGCACGTCGTAGCCTATTGCCGGCTGCGTCAGGCGTTTCGGGATTTTCGGCTCGACCGCATTCAGCAGTTAGCCGTGCGTGACGAAGTTTTTGTGGCCCGCCCTGAAACATTGCAGCACTATTGGGAGAAAGAGGCCAGTCGGCAGGGTAAGGATAAGGTCGTTATTCATGTTCAAGCCGCTGCGGTGCTGCCTGCTTCAGCGCAACACTTGCAGGATACCAAGCACCACTATGGCTGGACGCACGATCAGTCCCTATCGGACGGGGTTGTCGAAATGACGTTTTTAGTTGGCTCACTGCCTTATATGGCAGCCTGGCTGCTACCGTACGCAGGTGCCGTAACCATCCGAGAACCACACGCGTTGCGGGAACACCTGCGCGAACTCGCCCAGCGGGCCTACGATTTTTTTTGCGTGTCCGATCAGGGTATGACATAA
- a CDS encoding RidA family protein: MNSTVEKRTIDPWKWGEYTNSAQAVEVRQPEGTLYCSGQVAIDANGQVRDADMRTQLVQTIQNVEQLISEAGYDCKNIVRLNVFTTSTAEFFTTCVDVYQNFTAKHGMKQATTLVEVKGLYQTATVELEATVVK, encoded by the coding sequence ATGAACAGCACAGTGGAAAAACGAACAATTGATCCGTGGAAATGGGGTGAGTATACAAACTCGGCGCAGGCCGTTGAGGTCAGACAGCCCGAAGGCACACTCTACTGCTCGGGGCAGGTAGCCATCGACGCCAATGGGCAGGTCCGCGACGCCGATATGAGAACCCAGTTGGTACAGACTATTCAAAACGTGGAGCAACTGATCAGCGAGGCTGGCTACGACTGCAAAAATATTGTCCGGCTGAACGTGTTTACTACCTCAACGGCCGAATTTTTTACGACCTGCGTGGACGTCTACCAAAATTTTACGGCTAAACATGGCATGAAGCAGGCGACTACGCTGGTTGAAGTGAAAGGCCTATACCAGACCGCAACCGTCGAACTGGAAGCTACCGTAGTGAAATAG
- a CDS encoding YdeI/OmpD-associated family protein, with translation MGSAEKETGTVCPTNRQQWREWLQANHAEKQSVWLIYHKKKSASSGIVYTDAVDEALCFGWIDSQSKPLDQETYRQFFSRRKPASVWSRINKEKVQRLISEGRMTPAGLAAIDRAKENGSWTMLDEVEQLIIPTDLEQAFEQKPNAKNYFLSLCRSDKRAILQWLVLAKREETRQNRITELVELADRRLKPKLLQGAKKRAVVAEKPATDHPDLLA, from the coding sequence ATGGGATCGGCAGAAAAAGAAACTGGAACTGTTTGCCCGACCAATCGGCAACAATGGCGGGAATGGCTGCAAGCGAATCACGCTGAAAAGCAATCCGTTTGGTTGATTTACCACAAAAAGAAATCAGCGAGTTCAGGAATCGTTTATACCGATGCGGTCGATGAAGCGCTTTGTTTCGGGTGGATCGACAGCCAGTCTAAACCATTGGATCAGGAAACGTACAGGCAGTTTTTCAGCCGGCGAAAACCAGCGAGTGTGTGGTCGAGAATCAACAAAGAAAAGGTTCAGCGACTCATCAGCGAAGGACGCATGACTCCGGCGGGTTTGGCCGCCATCGACCGGGCAAAAGAGAATGGTTCCTGGACGATGCTGGATGAAGTCGAGCAGCTGATCATCCCCACGGACCTGGAGCAGGCATTCGAACAGAAACCGAACGCCAAAAACTATTTCCTGAGTCTGTGCCGGTCCGACAAACGCGCTATTTTACAATGGCTTGTGCTCGCCAAACGGGAAGAGACGCGGCAAAATCGAATCACTGAACTGGTCGAGCTAGCTGATCGGAGGCTGAAGCCCAAACTACTGCAAGGGGCGAAAAAACGGGCCGTTGTTGCAGAGAAGCCGGCGACGGATCACCCTGATCTACTCGCCTGA
- a CDS encoding DUF2911 domain-containing protein has translation MKSLRFPAVALALFLTTSSLSTVQAQLRVPAASPAQTTKQSFALGDITLDYSRPAVKGRAIFGDLVPYDKVWRTGANATSKITFSSDVKLEGKEVKAGTYGLFTIPGKTSWEVMLSKDLALGANVGDYKKENEVVRVQVKPTTLANKVETFTINIADILPNSAVLEIMWDKTRVPVTITADIDQTIVKNIEASLASDKPAYFEAASYYYDTNRDLKQALGWVTKATEQNPKAFWVMLLKARIELKLKEKANAIASAEKTVALATEAKNADYVKMANDLIASAKK, from the coding sequence ATGAAGAGTCTACGTTTCCCAGCCGTTGCCTTAGCCCTTTTCCTTACAACCAGCTCACTCTCAACCGTTCAGGCGCAGCTTAGAGTACCAGCCGCCAGCCCTGCACAGACCACTAAGCAAAGTTTCGCACTGGGTGATATTACGCTCGACTATTCCCGACCAGCGGTTAAAGGACGCGCTATCTTCGGCGATCTGGTTCCTTATGATAAAGTGTGGCGTACCGGAGCCAACGCCACTTCCAAAATCACCTTCTCGTCGGATGTGAAGCTGGAAGGCAAAGAGGTGAAAGCGGGTACCTACGGGTTATTCACCATTCCGGGGAAGACGAGCTGGGAGGTCATGCTGTCCAAAGACCTGGCTCTGGGCGCTAACGTCGGCGACTACAAAAAGGAAAACGAAGTCGTGCGGGTTCAGGTGAAACCAACGACGCTGGCCAATAAAGTTGAAACATTTACCATCAACATCGCCGACATTCTGCCTAACTCGGCCGTGCTGGAAATCATGTGGGATAAAACCCGCGTGCCCGTCACGATCACAGCCGATATTGATCAAACGATCGTGAAGAACATCGAGGCTTCGCTGGCGTCTGACAAGCCTGCCTACTTTGAGGCTGCCAGTTATTATTACGACACCAATCGGGATTTGAAACAGGCTCTCGGCTGGGTAACCAAAGCCACCGAACAAAACCCGAAAGCCTTCTGGGTAATGTTGCTGAAAGCCCGGATCGAGCTAAAATTGAAAGAGAAAGCGAATGCGATTGCCAGCGCGGAGAAAACGGTGGCGTTGGCGACCGAAGCAAAAAACGCGGATTACGTAAAAATGGCCAACGATCTGATTGCTTCGGCGAAGAAGTAA
- a CDS encoding PadR family transcriptional regulator, with amino-acid sequence MDAANGDYLRGTLKTIVLRLLAQQGRMYGYEITQAVEERTGGELTLTFGALYPVLHKLEDEGLLVTQSQEVDGRLRKYYLLTPTGSEVAIRKADEFERFIQLMRLLIRPTPDVAFGQ; translated from the coding sequence ATGGACGCAGCGAATGGAGACTATTTACGGGGTACACTCAAAACGATTGTGCTTCGGTTGTTAGCCCAGCAGGGACGAATGTATGGGTACGAAATCACGCAGGCCGTCGAAGAACGTACGGGTGGCGAACTAACGCTCACGTTTGGTGCGCTTTACCCAGTACTTCACAAGCTGGAAGACGAAGGCTTATTGGTTACCCAAAGCCAGGAAGTTGATGGGCGGCTGCGCAAATACTACCTGCTTACCCCAACGGGCAGTGAAGTAGCGATTCGCAAAGCCGATGAATTTGAACGGTTTATTCAGCTGATGCGGCTGCTCATCCGGCCCACACCCGATGTAGCTTTCGGGCAATAA
- a CDS encoding SoxR reducing system RseC family protein yields MNKLSRAQLDRLTQHIQQTKPHEALQAELVDHIASQIEQRMDQGYDFSTAFEQVMQQANPQALDQLKQVYLQEFGIRHSQLTSTPLRVGIRSKRRPDTKPFRYMLLSSVLTFLILMVFLIVVSRPLSIPIDAFQTAWKAGLAGLVGVFIVRWWLARRLRKPKRLQTV; encoded by the coding sequence ATGAACAAACTGTCACGCGCCCAACTCGACCGCTTAACACAGCACATCCAGCAGACGAAGCCGCATGAGGCACTACAAGCCGAACTCGTCGATCATATTGCCTCCCAGATTGAGCAGCGGATGGATCAGGGATACGATTTTTCGACGGCGTTTGAACAGGTTATGCAACAGGCGAACCCACAAGCCCTGGACCAGCTCAAGCAAGTATACCTTCAGGAATTCGGTATCAGGCATTCGCAGCTAACATCGACACCTTTACGGGTAGGGATTCGGTCAAAACGTCGTCCCGATACCAAGCCCTTTCGGTACATGCTACTCTCCAGCGTGCTCACCTTTTTGATACTCATGGTTTTTTTGATCGTGGTTAGTCGTCCCCTGTCCATACCCATAGACGCGTTCCAAACCGCCTGGAAGGCCGGACTGGCGGGGTTAGTTGGTGTATTCATCGTTCGTTGGTGGCTAGCGCGCAGGCTCCGCAAACCGAAACGACTGCAGACGGTCTGA